The Kosmotoga olearia TBF 19.5.1 sequence GGATGCTGGCAATGATCTTTTTCTTTCCCTTACCGCTGGATTTTTATCCTGCCACTTGCTGTATTTTTATGGTTCTTCCGTAAATTTACTGATTTAACCAATGAAAAAGAGTAGAATCGAAGCATGGACAAAAAACTATGATAAGGCAGATGATGTAAATGCAAGAACTATTGAAAACACTGGATCCAGATTTGGTATTGGTAGAAGCTTTTATTGACGATAAAAAAATAGAACTCCATGCGAGAAAAGAGACTTCTGAAGAGGCTTGCCCATATTGTGGCGAAAAATCGAGGGGTGTCCACTCCGTATATCATAACAATATCTCTGATTTACCCGTTCAAGAAAAGCTATTGACAATCATACTGGAGCGGAGAGTCTTTTTTTGTAAGAATCCCGAATGTGACCATGCGCGATTCCCGGAAACACTTCCTTTTGCCACCAGGTATGGAAGAAGAACAATCAGGTTGGATGAAAAAATCAGAGAAATCGCATTGAACATGAGTGCTCGTAGTGCAAAGAAAGTTATTAACAAAGGGATAGCCAGGATTTCGGATGACACAATTTTACGGATATTAAAAAAAACAAGTTAGTTGTAAACACCCGAGTCAAGAGAATCTGCATCGACGATTTTGCCATAAAGAAAGGCCACACATATGGGACAGTGATGGTCGATCGAGATACGTCACAGGTTGTAGATATCGTTGCCTTTCGTGATACGAAAGACGTCACCGAATGGTTGAAAGGATATCCGGATATAGAAGTGGTATCACGTGATGGTTCGATCAGCTATGCAAAAGCCATAGAAGAAGCATTTCCTCAGGCCATACAGGTTAGTAACCGATTTCATTTAGTCAAGAATCTCACCGAAGAAGCCAAAGAATACATAAAACGGACCCTACCCAGGAAAATCAAAATGAGCGGCATGACTGAATTTCCTGAAGAGAACTGCCTTGAACCGAAGAACAAATGCACTCGCCTGGAAATGTTACAAATGCAACGAGAGAAAGAGAAGAACAAAAAGGTTCAAAAGGTTAAGAAACTCTTCTTCAAACGAGGTTATTCATCTAGAAAGATAGCCATAGAATTAGGATTATCACCGAGAACAGTTTTAAAGTACATAAAGTACGAAGGCAAAATGATTCACGGGTCAAAAGGTGCGAGCAAAAGAAGCAACCTCGATCCTTACAAGGATACCATCATTGCGATGAACCTGGACAGGGGAACAACAATGGAAATCTTCCGAACCATTTGCAAAGAAGGATACAGGGGTTCTTATTCCAACTTGAAGACATTCTTAGCAAAACACAACAAGGAATCGGGGAGAAGAAACAGAAATCCACCGACGACACCGATTCTGGAGAGGAGACATTTGATCACTCTGTTGTACAAAGATATTTCGAAACTCAAAGAAAGCGAACAGAAAAAAGTACGAATCTATATTGAGGGTAACGGAGATCTGCAGAAGGTCTATTCAGCGATAAAGGAATTTAGACGAATCCTGGCTCAAAAAGATACCAACAATCTTGAAAAATGGATAGAAACAACGAAGACATATTCAATTCCGGAACTCAATCACTTTGTCCACGGGATTGAAAGAGACCTGCCGGCTGTGAAGAATGCGGCTAGACTGGACGATAACAATGGACTCATAGAAGGAATCATAAACAAGATTAAAGTGATCAAGAGAGTTATGTACGGAAGATGTTCGTTTGAACTGCTGAGGTTGAAGGTTCTTATGCTTTAGTTCATAACTTTTGCGGAAGAACCATTTTTATTTTGCCATACACAGTCAAGAATCTTTCCAAACCAAGAATACATACGCTTTTATGTATAATAATACTACTACATCAGGAGAACGAAATGAGTCAATTTCTTTTGGCCCTGACGAGTCAATTTCATACCACATATACATCATCTTTTGAGAAGTTGTGCAATAAATCTGCCTTTGGTGTATTATAATTTTTTTATAAAGAGCAGCGGAAAAATAGCTATGATCATTTGGTGTTAAGCGTTTCAACGATTATCATCAGTTTTTATTCCGCTGTTTTTTGCTTTACCAAATTGACGGAACCTTTCAGAGGAAAATGCTTGAAGACGAAGGGGTGGCTAAGTGAGGTTAGTAAAAGTTAGGTCAAGAAGGGATATAAGAAACTTTGTTAGACTTCCCTTTGAGCTTTATAAGAATACACCGCAGTGGATACCGCCGCTGAATACTATTATAAGAAATGTTATTACAAAAGGTTCCCCGGTTATGAGTGTTGACAGAGAGTTTTTTCTTGTTATGGATGGAAGGCAGCCTGTTGCACGTCTTGGGGTGTATATCAATAGAAATGTTATTGAACATGGCAACCGTGCAGGATCCTTCACTCTTTTTGAGAGCTACAACGATGTTTATGTAGCGGACCTGTTGTTTCATGCGGCCGACAATTGGTTCAAAGAAAGAGAAATTGTGAGGTATATCGGTACGGATTCTCCGACAAATGGAGACGATTACAAAGCCATATTGATAAGAAATTTTGACGATCCACCTTTTGTAAACGCGAACTATAACCTTCCGTATTACCAGGAACTTCTGGAAGAGATTGGCTTTAAAATGTATAAACGTTTCGCCTGTTTCAAATACGATCTAACAAAGCCCATTGACGAAAAACATGTCAGGCTGATCGAAGAAGCAAAAAAACGTTATGATTTTAGAATAGTTGCGCCTGATATGAAAAACCTTGATAAAGTTGCCTGGGATTTGAGGTTGATAATGGAAAACTCGATTCCGGATGAATGGATCGAAGCAAGACCCCCTTCTTATGAGGAGATGCTAAGAATTGTAGATGACATGAAGAAGTTTTCTGACCCGGAGCTCATAGCTATCGCTTATCATGGCGATGAGCCTATCGGTTTTGTCGGTAGCTCCCCTAATTATAACGAGATCCTTAAGGAACTCAGGGGCAGGCTTTATCCTTTCGGGTGGTTGAAACTATCAAGGAAAAGAAAAAGCATAAAGACTTTCAGATTGTTTGTTGTTTTTGTTGTGAAAAACTTTCAGGGTAAGGGCGTTTCTTTTGCTATGTACTATCATGTTTTACAGAATGCCATCAGGAAAGGTTATGTCAGGGCTGAAGGTGGAAACGTTGATTTTGAAAACAAGAAAAGTTTTCAAGATGCTCTTGCTGCCGGTGGTGAACTTTACAAGGAATATGCAACTTTTGAAAAGATCATAAAACCCGGGTGATAATTCCCGGGTTATCAATTCAGTTTATCCTGTTTGATTGAATTTATGATGATTTTAAATTTTCCAAAATATCGACGACTTTTGAAACTCCACCGAGACTCAACGGTTTTTCACTGATTTTTTTATCATTATCGCTGTACGCTGGATTTGTCTTAAATTCTGAACGATTTATTTGATCTTTTTCCTACTTTACTACGGAATCTACTGTTTAAGTGTACAGTGAATCATTGTACAAAACAGTTTTATTGCCCGTGATAAGGAAAATAAGATGGTTTTTGTGAATTCTCTAATGTCATCCTGGAGGAAAAGTGATTAATATCACCGATTTGCTTCAATTTGTACGCCCTTATTATGAAAGCAAAGATATCATGCACGATTTATCGCATGTTGAAAGGGTGCTCAAAACAGCGAACAGATTAGGAAAACCCATGAAGGCGAAATAGATCGCGAGGTATTGATGATAGCCGCTTATTTTCATGGGTTTATATATAAAGACGAAAAGCGGATAAGAGAATGGTTGAAAGCTGAGGGCTTATCCAACGATAAAATCGATAAAATCGTTCAAGTTGCGTGGGAATCTCAGAAGAAGGAAATACCAGGAACCTTAGAGGGAAAAATTCTTCACGATGCCCATATGATAGAGGGTGGGAAGACGTTCCTGATAGTTAAGTCATTGATAACCGGTTCGGTGCGGGGACAAACGTTAGAGGAAACG is a genomic window containing:
- a CDS encoding transposase family protein, with protein sequence MQELLKTLDPDLVLVEAFIDDKKIELHARKETSEEACPYCGEKSRGVHSVYHNNISDLPVQEKLLTIILERRVFFCKNPECDHARFPETLPFATRYGRRTIRLDEKIREIALNMSARSAKKVINKGIARISDDTILRILKKTS
- a CDS encoding ISL3 family transposase, coding for MKKGHTYGTVMVDRDTSQVVDIVAFRDTKDVTEWLKGYPDIEVVSRDGSISYAKAIEEAFPQAIQVSNRFHLVKNLTEEAKEYIKRTLPRKIKMSGMTEFPEENCLEPKNKCTRLEMLQMQREKEKNKKVQKVKKLFFKRGYSSRKIAIELGLSPRTVLKYIKYEGKMIHGSKGASKRSNLDPYKDTIIAMNLDRGTTMEIFRTICKEGYRGSYSNLKTFLAKHNKESGRRNRNPPTTPILERRHLITLLYKDISKLKESEQKKVRIYIEGNGDLQKVYSAIKEFRRILAQKDTNNLEKWIETTKTYSIPELNHFVHGIERDLPAVKNAARLDDNNGLIEGIINKIKVIKRVMYGRCSFELLRLKVLML
- a CDS encoding GNAT family N-acetyltransferase, with amino-acid sequence MRLVKVRSRRDIRNFVRLPFELYKNTPQWIPPLNTIIRNVITKGSPVMSVDREFFLVMDGRQPVARLGVYINRNVIEHGNRAGSFTLFESYNDVYVADLLFHAADNWFKEREIVRYIGTDSPTNGDDYKAILIRNFDDPPFVNANYNLPYYQELLEEIGFKMYKRFACFKYDLTKPIDEKHVRLIEEAKKRYDFRIVAPDMKNLDKVAWDLRLIMENSIPDEWIEARPPSYEEMLRIVDDMKKFSDPELIAIAYHGDEPIGFVGSSPNYNEILKELRGRLYPFGWLKLSRKRKSIKTFRLFVVFVVKNFQGKGVSFAMYYHVLQNAIRKGYVRAEGGNVDFENKKSFQDALAAGGELYKEYATFEKIIKPG